One genomic window of Hemitrygon akajei chromosome 1, sHemAka1.3, whole genome shotgun sequence includes the following:
- the rgs20 gene encoding regulator of G-protein signaling 20 isoform X5 — translation MSQEARGESLPNCEESPKPTLEEVQSWGQSFDKLMKSPAGRNAFREFLRTEYSEENMLFWLACEDLKKEVNKNIVEEKARLIYEDYISILSLKEVSLDSRVREVINRNMLEPTPHTFDDAQLQIYTLMHRDSYPRFMNSAVYKTLLQSLTDTSSEP, via the exons ATGTCTCAGGAAGCTAGAGGAGAAAGCCTGCCAAACTGTGAAGAAAG TCCAAAGCCAACACTTGAAGAAGTGCAATCCTGGGGACAGTCTTTTGACAAGTTAATGAAAAGTCCTGCAGGAAGAAATGCATTCCGAGAATTTTTACGAACAGAGTACAGTGAGGAGAATATGTTGTTCTGGCTGGCCTGTGAGGACCTTAAGAAAGAAGTCAACAAAAATATTGTGGAAGAGAAAGcaaggttaatatatgaggattATATATCCATCCTTTCACTTAAAGAG GTCAGCCTTGATTCCAGAGTCCGCGAGGTCATCAACAGAAACATGCTTGAACCTACCCCTCATACATTTGATGATGCACAACTTCAGATTTACACATTAATGCACAGAGACTCTTATCCAAGATTTATGAACTCCGCTGTCTACAAAACCCTGCTTCAATCCTTAACTGATACATCGTCAGAACCTTAA